In Streptomyces sp. NBC_00483, a single window of DNA contains:
- a CDS encoding cellulase family glycosylhydrolase, producing MRRHSAQLSHHPAVLPWLGANYWSRTGGPLMWRNYDPAVVREELRALHEHGLNMTRSFFYWPDFHPEPHRIDEQLCDRFRDFLDAHEELGMGSVPTFIVGHMSGENWDPAWRGNRDLYEDVWMVGRQAWFASEMTRRFKDHPAVTGWLITNEMPGYGRIYQVDPPSSDVVTAWAQFMCQAVVAAGATQPVSLGDGAWGIEVTGKDNGFSLRDTDTYVDFVGPHVYRSDTDRTRQHYRAAFECELAAVTGKPVILEEFGLSTDTVSVRNAGVYYRQTLHNSLLGGATGWMAWNNTDYDDLWEQSPYDHHPFEMHFGITDSAGRPKEPLRELAAFAEVLKDVDFPRCRRTDAGAALVVPAFLEKGYPYSRPADRPLIFSSLQQGYVAARGADLPVGFVREVDGLPEDGDVQLYLLPSTRQLTTRTRRGLEQRAREGATVYLSFCSGEHPGTRGPWFHDLDGLFGVEMQLSYGVAEPIEDDELAMTFTEDFGSVRAGETLRFPVAGNEDSRAWLPVVPDGARVVATDAHGRPALLVHEIGAGRAVLATYPLEHMAARTARVNPEQTHRLYAALAEVAGAARPVTVDTPLASADTLVHEDGRRFLWLVSQAEEELTVRPSDRLGKPLDEVTLAPYGVRVLELDTEA from the coding sequence ATGCGTCGCCACAGCGCCCAGCTGTCCCACCACCCCGCCGTCCTGCCCTGGCTCGGTGCCAACTACTGGTCCCGCACCGGCGGTCCGCTCATGTGGCGGAACTACGACCCCGCCGTCGTGCGCGAGGAGCTCCGGGCCCTGCACGAGCACGGTCTGAACATGACCCGGTCCTTCTTCTACTGGCCCGACTTCCACCCGGAGCCGCACCGCATCGACGAGCAACTCTGCGACCGTTTCCGGGACTTCCTCGACGCGCACGAGGAACTGGGCATGGGGTCCGTCCCCACCTTCATCGTCGGCCACATGTCCGGCGAGAACTGGGACCCCGCCTGGCGCGGCAACCGCGACCTGTACGAGGACGTGTGGATGGTCGGCCGGCAGGCGTGGTTCGCGTCCGAGATGACGCGGCGTTTCAAGGACCACCCGGCGGTGACCGGCTGGCTGATCACCAACGAGATGCCGGGGTACGGCCGGATCTACCAGGTCGACCCGCCGTCCTCCGACGTGGTGACGGCCTGGGCGCAGTTCATGTGTCAGGCCGTGGTGGCGGCCGGGGCCACGCAGCCGGTGTCGCTCGGCGACGGCGCGTGGGGCATCGAGGTCACCGGCAAGGACAACGGGTTCTCGCTGCGCGACACCGACACGTACGTGGACTTCGTCGGTCCGCACGTCTACCGCTCGGACACGGACAGGACGCGCCAGCACTACCGTGCCGCGTTCGAGTGCGAGCTGGCCGCGGTCACCGGGAAGCCGGTGATCCTGGAGGAGTTCGGGCTTTCCACGGACACCGTGTCCGTGCGCAACGCGGGCGTCTACTACCGGCAGACGCTGCACAACTCGCTGCTCGGCGGCGCCACTGGCTGGATGGCCTGGAACAACACGGACTACGACGACCTGTGGGAGCAGTCGCCGTACGACCACCACCCGTTCGAGATGCACTTCGGGATCACGGACAGCGCGGGCCGCCCGAAGGAGCCGCTGCGTGAACTCGCGGCGTTCGCCGAGGTGTTGAAGGACGTGGACTTCCCGCGCTGCCGGCGCACGGACGCGGGCGCGGCGCTTGTCGTCCCGGCGTTCCTGGAGAAGGGCTACCCGTACAGCCGGCCCGCCGACCGGCCGCTGATCTTCAGCTCGCTCCAGCAGGGCTACGTCGCCGCGCGCGGCGCGGACCTCCCGGTGGGCTTCGTCCGTGAGGTCGACGGGCTGCCGGAGGACGGTGACGTACAGCTGTATCTGCTGCCGTCGACGCGGCAGTTGACGACGCGGACGCGGCGCGGTCTGGAGCAGCGGGCGCGCGAAGGGGCGACGGTGTATCTGTCGTTCTGCTCGGGCGAGCACCCGGGGACGCGCGGGCCGTGGTTCCACGACCTGGACGGGCTGTTCGGGGTCGAGATGCAGCTGTCGTACGGGGTGGCCGAGCCGATCGAGGACGACGAGCTGGCCATGACGTTCACCGAGGACTTCGGATCCGTGCGGGCCGGTGAGACGCTGCGCTTCCCCGTCGCGGGGAACGAGGACAGCCGCGCGTGGCTGCCGGTCGTGCCGGACGGCGCGCGGGTCGTCGCGACGGACGCGCACGGCCGTCCGGCGCTGCTCGTGCACGAGATCGGCGCGGGCCGGGCGGTCCTCGCCACGTACCCGCTGGAGCACATGGCGGCGCGTACGGCGCGGGTGAACCCGGAGCAGACGCACCGGCTGTACGCGGCGCTCGCCGAGGTCGCGGGGGCAGCGCGTCCGGTGACCGTGGACACGCCGCTGGCCAGCGCGGACACCCTCGTCCACGAGGACGGGCGGCGGTTCCTGTGGCTGGTCAGCCAGGCGGAGGAGGAGCTGACGGTGCGCCCGTCCGACCGACTCGGCAAGCCGCTCGACGAGGTGACGCTCGCACCGTACGGGGTGCGGGTCCTCGAACTGGACACGGAGGCCTGA